The nucleotide window CCTAATTCATAATATGACATACATGATGGATTATATAACTAAAATGTATATGATATTACTCATTTTATCTCTCTTATTATGTTTATGGACACATTTTCTTGGAGAGATATAGACAAGTGATATTGAAAGATATCTCATCTTAGATCATTgcataatatatatacttttggACATGCTAATCAACCTTTTAGATTTATCTTTATAgatctttatattaatatataggtTGTTTTTCCTAAGTTCTTTATACTAAAGTTCTTTGATAACCATGACTTTGATAGATTTTAAGATTGAGTTGTCATTTCCAATGAGAAGTATGTCATCAACATACAAGACTAAGAATACAAATACACTCCCACTAACCTTCTTGTACATGTAAGGTTCGTATTTGTTTTGTCTGAAATCAAACTCTTTGATTATCTCatcaaaacaaagattttaaatttgagaagCTTGATTTGCTCAATAAATGGCCTTTGTAACTTACATGCCTTTGAGACATGGTCTTTGGGTACAAAGCCATCAAGATGTGTCATATACACATCCTTCACAAGattcccattaaaaaaaaaagttctgaaATTCATTTATCAAATTTCATAACCAAGGTAACAAGTAGGATCTGAATAGATTTAAGCATTGCTACTAGTGAAAAAGTTTCATTAAAATCAACACATTGCATTTTCTTATAACCTTTTGATTGTTTGGTTGAATAGTTGACTACTCATTTAACTCTCTTGGTCGATCAAGCACTTCAAACATAGTCAATTATGATGATTCACGAttagtttcaattttctttccttgttttgtGGTGAATAATTAATGTTCTTTGTGATTGATATGTGTATGTTTATTTTAGATGTAAACAACTATTTATTTGACATGAaccaaaaataaagtttaaactcacatattaaaagcaataaaccaaacaaaaccctATATGCTAGATCatccataattatttaaattattaggaaCATCTAATCCAATATCAAGATCTAGATCtaaaattactaataaaattaaaaaaaagaaaaggaagaagaagaagaaagcgcTAAGAAAGACAAAAGGGGTTATCATTGATGAAATACATTTACAATAATCTAAaagaatgtgtttttttaaagaatatctTAAGGggtgaagaaaaatattattaaaaaataattatcaaaagcATTGAGTGTATatctattctatttttttttctatgaataaaAGGTCAAATTATAAACCTTTTAGGAAACGAGGTATAAGTTCCTTTtaactaaaggaaaaaaaaactaattagtttatgttttttgtatAATTCGTTAAAACTAACTAATCTCTGCTATATTCATAGACAATAAATGAGTGGAAAGTTTGAATTCTTCTAAAGTATTAGatgacaataaaataaaattaataaaataagatgCAGGCTAGATATGAGACGAAAACTTATATTGAACATATTTAAACATGGATGCCCATTTATAAATATGGGGGCTATAAGCATCTACCTCCAGTTTAAGATACAAGTGGTTGATCTAAACCCCAATCAATATACTAACGCTACCAGTAGAAATTATGGAGCAAGAATCATTTTACAATATATTGctataatataatgatatttttgctCTTCATGGTATAAATCAAAGAAGCACAAATTGAAGAGTAAAATGGTTTTTCCATGAGGTTCAATTGACATTACCAAATTGAATGGAGATAAATCTAtttctttactctttttttttgcatagtaaaattatgaatttacccttaaagaaaaaaaaataactagaagGCGAAGAttgttttgactttttatttttttatatagtataattacatttgaaattttattttcttgaaatttggtCCAGTAGTGTTTTAGTCATTTCattatagctttttttataaCTATCAAATAGACTCAGGGAAAATTGActattttaacatatataaaatataatttaaaggagaAAATGGACGGTGCTTGCATTCGAGTGGAAGAAGCTCGTGCTTTTCGGGTGGTGCATAAAGGCTCTTATGATGGTCAAACACTGCCCTCCATGATGGTATTAAAAACGGTGTACTGAGATCTTACAGGTGGTGGGGTGTGTGTCGGTGGCAAACTGATGGTGTGGCTTTGGTGGACTTTTTTATTCTACTCCgtaatttctttctcttctccttggTAAAATACAAAAGCttcatttcatttgttttttgtatatgATTTAGTCCCCATCCTTTTGATtgctagttaaaaaaaaatcttttatagaTTAATCTGTTTCTTCAACTTTGTCCCTCatcatttagttttatttaattttttatatcaaatttgattctcattctcataattgctatttatctcttttttaaccttttcctagttgaattttgtttttaatttcatccttttttctttttatcatttttctaattgaatcttgttttcaattttatctcacaatatttgatttcaatttatttttatattaaatttggtccctttttttaatactttcaattctttttttttatcgcttttttttcttttcaatttcatctcttattattttgtgattgagaattttattttgttatttttaagggtttgttttctatagggttaaTCTCAGGCTCATAACCAAAGCCATGAGTTTTGAATATTAACATAGGTTGACTTTGTTCTAcattctttattaaatttgattttttttcaaatatcatttttcaacaacgtttgatttattgagaattgatatttatgcttttttttcgCTTTCCTTTTTCGCAAGGTTAATGGGTTAATTTGGATtgagtaaaaaaacaatttgttgcctttcattttaaattgatttttttttaattttacccttcaacattgtgttatttgataattgagcttcattggtttattcaatttgctttcaaCTGGATTATCCTAGTATCATGATTAAGTTGCAAATTTGTTATGTTAACCAAGATGAGCttgggttagttttttttacttttgttttctttgctatttttttatcagtttctttattgttattatttttatttatttatattattggaATTATAGGACTTTATTAAAACCAGTGAAGTAAATAACCAAAATcacggggtttttttttttacttttttggaaACGCCTGGGTCGTCTTcctagaaaaaaatgatgttgcCTGCGGCGTTTTGCACATCACCTATCTAATTAATATAGTAAACAAGGAAACCCTGAGGTGTGTAGCTCAACTACTCAGACCCTGGGTTTGGTCTTACTAGTTTGAGTATTACAAATCTCAgggccactagaggcttacctgatcgttaacttcagggcctcgAGAGATTAGTTGAGATGCGCGTAAGCTGACCCAAACAACcacgattatatatatatatatatatatatatatatatatatagcaaaccAGGACAGGATGAGAAAGGAGTCTTGAAGCTTAAACAATTGTCAGACATGTGCTTGTATGGAGAAGCTGTTTGTAGTGATTCAAGGAGGAaccttaataatttataatttttatcttcGCACCATTTGATTCCAAGAAAAAGTCCAAACAAATGTTTTGAAATCTATATAATGGCAAATATCTCATAGTAATGACATGTCATAACATTAAAGGAATATCCGGGTGTCGCCTTTGCTTTCgcttatttatttcatgttacGCTGCTCACATGACATATCGAAGTATGAAGTAGTTCAAGTAATCCATCTGCTTCTCACCCCCACTGGAGACTCTTGGAAATTCATCTTGTTGGCTAAGAAACAGACATGTACTAAACGCACAGGTTTTATGTAAATTTAGGCCCTGAGAGCCACAGAAAGTCCAATCTTCGAAATCTTGTTTGTGGCCCTGCAATCAACCTCTCCATTCATGGATAGGAGGACTTTTTCCCACAATTCTAGCCGAATAAGTGTATTTATTTTGGCCTCTGTGTTTGCACGAGCCTTAATCAATGTAAATGGAAACAACGCGTGCTGCGCTCCAATTGTCAGTGTTGTTGACCCATTCAACAACGAGCTATGCTTCAATTCTGCTGCAATGGCAGTCCTGGTGAGAGGGTTCAATTCGCGATAACAGGAAGCTTTTAAAGTGTCGAGTTTATCATCCCTGCAGTATAAGAAATGTTTAGATAACAAAAAGATAACtctttattctttttccttttttcccctCAATTTTGGCACAAGATTGCTCACAATGTCAAGGAAGTAATAAGGAAGGGACTGTTGAAGCTTAAGCCGGCAGTGAATTGGTCAAATGTCTTTGCTGATATGTCAAAGCTAATGTCAGTCCCAAGGGAGAAAAGAGTGCTTCCAATCACACCAGAGAAATTTACAATCGGGTTATATCCATTTCCTTTGAAGGATCCTTGTTGATATGCCTTCACGCCAACGCCTGATGTAATCCCAAAATAGTTTTGCATGAATCTCACTTCCACCTGTTATTGCAGTCACCATTGCCTTTAGAGGACATTAAACATGATGACTACATCTCAGAGTGTCATGCTTTAATATGCTCCAAAATAAGtcagaaaagagagagataatTCGTTGTCAAAAGTCTCAAGACGTTAACGACTGTAAATAGATGTTCAGAAGAGTAGCTAAAGGTGACTCAACTTCTTACTTACATTGCTAGAATCAGGAATTGTAAATCTGAAAACTGTTGTGAGTCCTGGCAAAATTTCTTGAGCTGCAAGAATCATGAAAATCAACAAGTTGACAATTATTAGATAATtagctcaatattttatttttccaaaaccaACCTTAGATGGAAAACATGTTCAGATTCCAGGGTTGAACAGAAAGAAGACAGGCAGATCCATTTATCAGTGATCCGATTATATGCATTCTTTCAAACTCATTTGAGCTACGAAATGCCCGTATACTCTACCCATCTGGCTGCCTATACAGAGCAATGAAGCATATGCATTACACAATCGAATGCAGATCACTGAGGGGAGGGAAACCTATGACAACAGACTGTAAATGTGAAAACTATGAGATTATCTATCTGATGATCTCAAAGTTAAAAAGgaacttaattataattaaccaTATAGAGATTAATCTCCGTCAAAGTTCAAAACATGCAGGAATATCAAACCTGAGAAGTCAGAACCTAGATGCGAGTGATGCAGGGTGTAGTTTCTACACTCTTAACACCATTTCTATTTACACTGTTCCGCAGTCATGCAAATTGAAGCAACAAGCACGCATAAGGTACACATCCAATTCTTCAGAAGACAGTAATGAAGGCACGAGACAATGCATGAAAAGTAAGGATTGAACTTATCATAATTGAAAATCTTAATGAAGAGGGAGACAGATTACTTTCACAGGAAAGATCGAAATTCCACTTGAAGCATTGGTAATTGAAGTATGTTGGTGGCTGCTGAGCATAATCTTTGTAGAGAACATCTGattcagaaaaacaaaaatgaaacaaGTAAAATACATGTATATATCGAGGGAAGTGAAGTTGTAATAGACAAACAAAGATGAGATTAAGAGGCTCAGAGCCGAAGGTGGTAATTAATTATACCTCTGGCTTTCTTGCCAATATCGAAGTATAAGCCAGGACACCCGCCCATTTGTTGTTAACAATCGAGAAATCTTAACATTCTCATTTAACCTGTTCTGTCGCTGGCAAGAAAAGAATATATTGAGAATGGAGAGAGAAAGCCAAAGGGGAAGTTTCCTCGTGTACTGACTGACgcaacatttaaaaaatgtgAAATTTCCAAGAACTTCAAGTTCAAGTCCTGTCACAGGTGGCCTAATCGATTCGATTAATTCATTGACTTTTCACCAACTATTCTGTAAGGAAACAGATTATCTTACATGGACATGGTTAGAAACTTTACGCACATGTATTAGCCCATTCTGCCCTAACCTTAATTGCCTAATGTCTTCTTCTCTAAAATATTTCAGTGAAGCAGCACATAGACAACCTATTCATCGTACTAGCAATTCAGTGGTTTCACTCGGTTGATCACGACCGAGCACCAACAACTTCATATGAACACTTTCGTGTGATCAAAGTCTCACTAACAATCATCAAAATTTCCCTCCATCAATTCTGGCTATTTAACTTGTTGTTCATCACAATCGCAGAGGTGATTTCGTTAGCCCCGTCCAATTGCATGGGATTTCATTGAGGGTGCTTGCTACATTTAAGTTGTTTTACTTCTAATAACTTTTAGCACATTTAGCAAGTTACAATAGATGGATCAAAGGAAACATATAACAACCCTTCTtggaaattataattaaattgtataataatttaaatcctCATTtacatgcataaaaaaatcaacaaaaaagttTGGACAATTTAACCAGAGAGGAACTCaagttaaaattacaaaattgccGCTCAAGTTACATACcataatgagagagagagagagagagagagagagagagagagagagagagagagagagagagagagagagtaaaagaaaaatcaaaagaaaatccatgaaaaaaaaaaaaaaaacctctcctactctttaataaacataaaaccCTAGCCACTAACTAGTCTGCACCATACTCAGCCACTAAAACACTAACTTCggcaaaaatctttttaatcattacttgataaaagacaagaagaaAACTCCTCCTCTCTATAACAGAACACGAGGATTCaaggtttttataatttattaatcggAGAGGAActcaaaatcaaagtaaaaattgaaagcaaaagaaaattcaaagagCTTTAAGCATATCATCAGCTCCACTAAAAGTAATAGCTCCTCCTTCCtccaaattaaaaaccttaaCAACCCCATCTTCATGAATAATACATACCTCCTTGACCTCACTCCTAGCCCAACTAGCTAGTTTGATCACTCAAATCCAACTCTCACCCAATTGCCTTTGTAAAATCTCCATTCCCATTAGACGAGAGCACACTCCATCATCATCTTTTATACCAAATTCTCCTTTCATGCTCTCATCACAAAAACATCATTCACTACTATGCATGCGATTGTATTAACCCCCTTTGACTTTAGCTTTTCCAATTTCTCCAAGAAGCTTGAAAGGTGTTTTTGAGAGCATGTTGGGGTGAAGGCGCCTGGGATGAAGAAGAGGATTGATTTTTTGTTGGATGTTAGGGAAGAGATTGTGGTGGTTTGGAGTTCTCTGTCGGAGTTGAAGTCGGAGAGGGTGGCTTTTAGGAGTTTGTCCCTGACAGAAATCGTGGTAAAGATttgatattagttttttttatgttagggtAGATTTTTTGTACGATGTTAGGGTAGATTTTTTGTACCATTTTTTGTACGATGTTAGGGTAGATTTTTCTATttgttcaaatttaaaatttatgtacgatgttaaaaaaaattatgtaacttatattttttttttaagctatggAAATTTTACTAATTAAGGCAGGAATAAATGGAgttcttatttagttttttttttcatatagtaaAGAGATTTTTCAATGCACCAACAACATTTCACATATTCATCAATaacattttttagatttaataaaatattaatttattcaaaaattaatatgtaaattGATCCATACTAATGTAaattcaatctcatctccaattccaaaaaaaaccaacattgatgaaaaaatttattaacatcTAAAACATGTGAAATtacacattatttttaaatgtataaatcttaaaaattttgaaataacataaataaatatcttaatcaGTCTTAACTTATATACTAATTCCTTATTGGTGCTTTAATTTGAGTACCAAAACTATTAAAGTGTTTAAAAAgcaatgatattaaaatttgaaagtaattaaattatttcaaattcattgaattatcaaatatgattttaagtttatttcttAAGAgggatttttgttattttttattacacctaaaataaacatatatgttttaaatataaaaaatattgcttgTTCACCTCAAAGTAAAGAAAGAGAGCTGAAATTGACCGTGAAGTAGAAGAATTAACTAAGCTTGAAGAGTTCTTAATCAATGAGGAGTGTTGAAGGAGGAATTGATCAATTGATCTAGTGTTCATATAGGCACAATTGACCAAAAGATAGCAATTTATCAAGAACATGCACACAACTAAATAAATATAGTCATATTGAAAGTGAGAGTCCTTAATGGAATAACTAATTAGAAGTTAGAAATTAGACTAGAGTTCATGTAtgtatcaataaaaaagaagtttagATTGATTAAAGATCATTATTGCCTCATCATAGGTCCGTTCCTAAATAGCTTTAATCGGTAACAAATAGAATGGCACGTTTAGTGGGACcaagattaaaaatttatttctaaagcTATAGAAAACATGACTCCCAAAAAGAATTCAACTAAACTCATCACTAATATTTTGTAGAAACAGTTAGTATAAGCAATGTAAAAAGGCTAGCATCTTGTTTATGAAGAGCTTGAAATTCTAATATCTCCCTTAGATAATGGTGGATCAACTAATGACAGACATGTCTAGAGATGGATATTCATTGTCTAACTCACTACATCAATACAAAACCACATCTAGAAACACTCCCATACAGTCTTTTATATTCTCGTATATTCCAACAAAGTCATTATCACCAACCACAAATAAACACGTTGGTGCATTAATACTTCATGTATAGCCATATGTTTATCCATCATATGGATATCCTTGTAATCTTGTAACACTTTTATTACAACATCTTTAGTACTGGTAAAAAGATTAACATCCTTCTATAATTGTGCCA belongs to Populus nigra chromosome 18, ddPopNigr1.1, whole genome shotgun sequence and includes:
- the LOC133678300 gene encoding mitochondrial outer membrane protein porin of 36 kDa-like, with product MGGCPGLYFDIGKKARDVLYKDYAQQPPTYFNYQCFKWNFDLSCETQEILPGLTTVFRFTIPDSSNVEVRFMQNYFGITSGVGVKAYQQGSFKGNGYNPIVNFSGVIGSTLFSLGTDISFDISAKTFDQFTAGLSFNSPFLITSLTLDDKLDTLKASCYRELNPLTRTAIAAELKHSSLLNGSTTLTIGAQHALFPFTLIKARANTEAKINTLIRLELWEKVLLSMNGEVDCRATNKISKIGLSVALRA